From the genome of Lotus japonicus ecotype B-129 chromosome 6, LjGifu_v1.2, one region includes:
- the LOC130722713 gene encoding uncharacterized protein LOC130722713 isoform X2 — protein sequence MEFRVSVVVCTLLLTFSLFSHHARGEASGSAFFIDSSTHRFIRDRSSNDEHPSMLLQEVGAAVSVLLGFAPPSTLSAASSSKLNEVLIPNPFNRPRAVFLLEVNGINGLEKIVQDNAMFSSSIRSTNIIDSEKVNIQLPDENEVSVFSLDEQLEDITDREISDFSSLIGGSYAPDALEPLNGVLTIPLANGNSVNLHMSKKAERNFVVGLLSLTRNVKRAIQMHDDLSQSTQNPAELLTGCFNGIKVFQEQAEVESIAQHGVELLLATLTKLFGSLQEAYKGQIVGIIYCQTTTPQESGKKFDVIFTPHHTARWLEEIKALNATGPEVVLVRTTLAWITGIILLISTLLGICYLMNMPLTRDTLLYSNVKLD from the exons ATGGAGTTCCGCGTCTCCGTCGTCGTTTGCACCCTGCTCCtcaccttctctctcttctctcatcACGCTAGG GGTGAGGCTTCTGGTTCCGCTTTCTTCATCGATAGCTCCACTCACCGATTCATTCGCGATAGATCATCCAACGATGAG CATCCTTCAATGCTGCTTCAGGAAGTTGGTGCTGCTGTGTCAGTCTTGCTTGGTTTTGCACCTCCTTCCACCCTTTCAGCTGCTAGCTCATCCAAG TTGAATGAGGTTCTGATTCCTAATCCATTCAATAGGCCCCGCGCTGTGTTTTTGCTGGAAGTGAATGGAATCAATG GTCTTGAAAAAATTGTCCAAGATAATGCTATGTTCAGCAGTTCAATTAGGAGTACAAACATAATCGATTCAGAGAAAGTTAACATTCAGCTACCAG ATGAAAATGAGGTTTCTGTGTTTTCTTTGGATGAGCAATTGGAAGACATCACCGACagagaaataagtgatttt TCATCCTTGATAGGTGGATCGTATGCTCCTGATGCACTAGAGCCATTGAATGGAGTGCTTACCATTCCATTGGCAAATGGCAACTCAGTGAATCTCCATATGTCAAAG AAAGCAGAAAGGAATTTTGTTGTAGGTCTTTTGTCTCTCACTCGAAATGTTAAAAGGGCAATTCAAATGCATGACGATTTGTCACAGAGTACACAAAATCCAGCTGAGTTGTTAACAGGATGCTTTAATGGCATTAAG GTTTTCCAAGAGCAAGCTGAAGTTGAAAGTATTGCTCAGCATGGAGTTGAACTGCTACTAGCAACTTTGACAAAGTTATTTGGTTCACTGCAAGAAGCATACAAAG GTCAAATTGTTGGAATTATCTATTGTCAAACGACCACTCCTCAAGAGTCAGGCAAGAAGTTCGATGTGATCTTTACTCCTCATCATACTGCTCGATGGTTGGAAGAAATCAAAGCACTGAATGCTACAGGTCCAGAAGTGGTACTGGTTAGGACAACCCTTGCTTGGATAACAGGAATAATTTTGCTCATTTCAACTCTTTTAGGG ATATGTTACCTCATGAATATGCCCCTCACTAGGGACACGCTTCTCTATTCTAATGTCAAGCTTGATTAG
- the LOC130722711 gene encoding pentatricopeptide repeat-containing protein At1g51965, mitochondrial, which produces MKPFHFHLRRHFSTKYTAKITSTSPTGRSLAAEVTPPPPLPSDIRGYTLPRRDLVCKATQILLSNTTHTTTTAKLSLTDPFSDLSDYLHSLSLTLTPLEASEILKALKNPSLALKFFHFCPSLSPNFRHESFTYNRLFLILSKSSSPLRLDQARDLLNDMERRGVRGSISTVNILIGFFGDIERCVGLVKKWDLSLNAYTYKCLLQAHLRSLDSSKAFQVYLDMQRRGYRLDIFGYNMLLDALAKDEKVDKAYKVFEDMKRRHCEPDVFTYTIMIRMTGKYGKTNESLALFEVMLEKGCNLNVIAYNTMIEALAKGRMVDKAILLFKKMVENDCQPNEFTYTVLLHVLVAEGQLNKLDSIVELSKKYINKQIYAYLVRTLSKLGHASEAHRLFCNMWNFHDKGDKYAYMSMLESLCSAGKMTEAIDLLDKIHEKGITTDTIMYNTVFTALGRLKQISHIHDLYEKMKRDGPAPDIFTYNILISSFGRAGRVDSAVKIFEELENSKCEPDVISYNCLINCLGKNGDVDEAHMRFKEMQEKGLNPDVVTYSTLIECFGKTDKVEMACRLFDEMLAEECSPNLVTYNILLDCLERSGRTAEAVDLYAKLKQQGLTPDSITYAVLERLQSGGHGKLRVRRQNPITGWVVSPLR; this is translated from the exons ATGAAGCCATTCCACTTCCATCTCCGCCGCCACTTCAGCACAAAATACACCGCCAAGATCACCTCCACCTCCCCAACCGGCCGTTCTCTAGCGGCGGAAGTAACCCCACCACCTCCACTCCCCTCCGACATTCGAGGCTACACTCTCCCCCGCCGCGACCTCGTCTGCAAAGCCACCCAAATCCTCCTCTCCAACACCAcccacaccaccaccaccgccaaacTCTCCCTCACCGACCCTTTCTCCGACCTCTCCGACTACCTCCACTCCCTctccctcaccctcaccccTCTCGAAGCCTCCGAGATTCTCAAAGCCCTCAAAAACCCTTCCCTCGCTCTCAAATTCTTCCACTTCTGCCCCTCCCTTTCCCCCAATTTCCGCCATGAATCCTTCACCTACAACCGcctcttcctcatcctctccAAGTCCTCCTCCCCGCTCCGCCTTGACCAGGCTCGCGACCTCCTCAATGACATGGAGCGCCGCGGCGTGCGTGGCTCCATCTCCACCGTGAACATTCTCATTGGGTTCTTCGGTGATATAGAGCGTTGTGTTGGGTTGGTCAAGAAATGGGACCTTAGCCTCAATGCTTACACCTACAAGTGCTTGCTTCAGGCACATTTGAGGTCCCTTGATTCATCCAAAGCTTTTCAGGTGTATTTGGATATGCAGCGGCGCGGTTATAGGCTCGATATTTTCGGTTACAACATGCTTTTGGATGCTCTGGCCAAGGATGAAAAG GTGGATAAAGCATATAAAGTTTTTGAGGACATGAAGCGGAGGCATTGCGAGCCTGATGTGTTCACTTACACCATTATGATCAGAATGACTGGGAAATACGGCAAAACTAACGAGTCACTGGCACTTTTTGAAGTGATGTTAGAAAAGGGCTGCAATCTGAATGTGATTGCTTATAATACTATGATTGAGGCACTGGCTAAGGGCCGTATGGTTGATAAGGCCATCCTGCTCTTCAAAAAAATGGTGGAGAATGATTGTCAGCCTAATGAATTTACGTACACTGTGCTTTTGCATGTTCTGGTTGCTGAAGGGCAACTTAATAAGCTTGACAGTATTGTGGAGTTATCaaagaaatatataaataagCAGATATATGCATATCTTGTGAGGACTCTAAGCAAATTGGGTCATGCTTCTGAAGCACATAGACTATTTTGCAACATGTGGAACTTTCATGACAAGGGTGATAAATATGCTTACATGTCCATGTTAGAGAGTTTATGCAGTGCTGGGAAAATGACAGAGGCCATAGATCTTCTGGATAAAATTCATGAAAAAGGTATAACCACTGATACTATCATGTATAATACAGTATTCACAGCTCTCGGAAGGTTGAAGCAAATATCACATATTCATGATCTTTATGAAAAGATGAAAAGAGATGGCCCTGCACCAGATATATTTACATACAATATTCTGATCTCCAGCTTTGGCAGGGCTGGAAGAGTTGACAGTGCTGTTAAGATTTTTGAAGAACTAGAGAACAGCAAGTGTGAGCCTGATGTTATTTCCTATAACTGTTTGATCAATTGCCTAGGAAAGAATGGGGATGTTGATGAAGCTCACATGAGATTTAAAGAGATGCAAGAGAAAGGATTAAATCCAGATGTTGTAACCTACAGTACACTTATTGAGTGCTTTGGCAAGACGGATAAAGTTGAGATGGCATGCAGGTTGTTCGACGAAATGCTTGCTGAAGAATGCTCTCCTAACTTGGTCACATATAATATTTTACTAGATTGTCTTGAAAGGTCTGGAAGAACTGCTGAGGCAGTGGACCTTTATGCAAAACTCAAGCAGCAAGGATTGACACCCGATTCAATTACATATGCTGTGCTTGAACGATTGCAAAGTGGTGGGCATGGTAAATTGAGAGTTCGAAGGCAGAACCCAATTACTGGATGGGTTGTTAGCCCTTTACGATGA
- the LOC130722713 gene encoding uncharacterized protein LOC130722713 isoform X1, which yields MEFRVSVVVCTLLLTFSLFSHHARGEASGSAFFIDSSTHRFIRDRSSNDEHPSMLLQEVGAAVSVLLGFAPPSTLSAASSSKLNEVLIPNPFNRPRAVFLLEVNGINVNAGLEKIVQDNAMFSSSIRSTNIIDSEKVNIQLPDENEVSVFSLDEQLEDITDREISDFSSLIGGSYAPDALEPLNGVLTIPLANGNSVNLHMSKKAERNFVVGLLSLTRNVKRAIQMHDDLSQSTQNPAELLTGCFNGIKVFQEQAEVESIAQHGVELLLATLTKLFGSLQEAYKGQIVGIIYCQTTTPQESGKKFDVIFTPHHTARWLEEIKALNATGPEVVLVRTTLAWITGIILLISTLLGICYLMNMPLTRDTLLYSNVKLD from the exons ATGGAGTTCCGCGTCTCCGTCGTCGTTTGCACCCTGCTCCtcaccttctctctcttctctcatcACGCTAGG GGTGAGGCTTCTGGTTCCGCTTTCTTCATCGATAGCTCCACTCACCGATTCATTCGCGATAGATCATCCAACGATGAG CATCCTTCAATGCTGCTTCAGGAAGTTGGTGCTGCTGTGTCAGTCTTGCTTGGTTTTGCACCTCCTTCCACCCTTTCAGCTGCTAGCTCATCCAAG TTGAATGAGGTTCTGATTCCTAATCCATTCAATAGGCCCCGCGCTGTGTTTTTGCTGGAAGTGAATGGAATCAATG TGAATGCAGGTCTTGAAAAAATTGTCCAAGATAATGCTATGTTCAGCAGTTCAATTAGGAGTACAAACATAATCGATTCAGAGAAAGTTAACATTCAGCTACCAG ATGAAAATGAGGTTTCTGTGTTTTCTTTGGATGAGCAATTGGAAGACATCACCGACagagaaataagtgatttt TCATCCTTGATAGGTGGATCGTATGCTCCTGATGCACTAGAGCCATTGAATGGAGTGCTTACCATTCCATTGGCAAATGGCAACTCAGTGAATCTCCATATGTCAAAG AAAGCAGAAAGGAATTTTGTTGTAGGTCTTTTGTCTCTCACTCGAAATGTTAAAAGGGCAATTCAAATGCATGACGATTTGTCACAGAGTACACAAAATCCAGCTGAGTTGTTAACAGGATGCTTTAATGGCATTAAG GTTTTCCAAGAGCAAGCTGAAGTTGAAAGTATTGCTCAGCATGGAGTTGAACTGCTACTAGCAACTTTGACAAAGTTATTTGGTTCACTGCAAGAAGCATACAAAG GTCAAATTGTTGGAATTATCTATTGTCAAACGACCACTCCTCAAGAGTCAGGCAAGAAGTTCGATGTGATCTTTACTCCTCATCATACTGCTCGATGGTTGGAAGAAATCAAAGCACTGAATGCTACAGGTCCAGAAGTGGTACTGGTTAGGACAACCCTTGCTTGGATAACAGGAATAATTTTGCTCATTTCAACTCTTTTAGGG ATATGTTACCTCATGAATATGCCCCTCACTAGGGACACGCTTCTCTATTCTAATGTCAAGCTTGATTAG